One part of the Pseudobacteriovorax antillogorgiicola genome encodes these proteins:
- a CDS encoding ABC transporter ATP-binding protein, with the protein MDSTPILEIRNLKKVFDHDLLKKKQVAIDNLNCHFPTGQCTGFMGHNGAGKTTTIKAIFGLLKPDSGDVLFKGRPLNLEDKRSIGYMPETNKLPANLNCQEILMHHLKIFKPKGTAKRDYRHMVEEKLKEVELWDHRTKRVSKLSKGMGRRLSWAQATIHNPELVILDEPFSGLDPLGRMMMSKLINYLRDDKKTIILCTHELWTVNEVCDELHILKKGRLAYSSLNPIQGQVPKPLMNYQIVTSGISPSKLKDLQGQSLPEWDYINEQDYLIKLGFGEYSDAILWLKALLEESVVVMDFSKHKGFEEEELLVHFEGEKSA; encoded by the coding sequence ATGGATTCAACGCCAATTCTAGAAATTAGAAATCTTAAGAAGGTTTTTGATCACGACCTGCTTAAGAAGAAGCAGGTAGCCATCGACAATCTAAACTGTCACTTCCCCACTGGGCAATGCACTGGTTTCATGGGTCATAACGGGGCCGGGAAAACAACAACGATCAAGGCTATCTTTGGTCTTTTAAAACCTGACAGTGGCGATGTGCTCTTCAAAGGCCGACCTTTGAACTTAGAAGATAAGCGTTCCATCGGCTACATGCCCGAAACCAATAAACTCCCTGCCAACTTAAACTGTCAGGAGATCTTGATGCATCACCTCAAGATCTTTAAGCCCAAAGGCACTGCAAAAAGAGATTATCGGCATATGGTGGAAGAGAAGCTGAAAGAGGTCGAACTATGGGACCACCGAACCAAACGAGTCAGCAAGTTATCTAAGGGTATGGGGCGCCGCCTATCCTGGGCTCAGGCTACCATTCACAATCCAGAGCTTGTGATCCTCGACGAACCTTTCTCCGGCCTAGATCCCTTGGGTCGGATGATGATGTCAAAGCTCATCAACTATCTTAGGGACGATAAGAAAACCATCATTCTTTGCACCCACGAGTTATGGACTGTCAACGAAGTCTGCGACGAGCTACACATCTTGAAAAAAGGCCGCCTAGCATACTCCAGCCTTAACCCAATTCAAGGCCAAGTTCCAAAACCCCTCATGAATTACCAGATTGTCACCTCTGGCATTAGCCCGAGCAAGCTGAAGGACCTTCAGGGGCAAAGCCTTCCAGAGTGGGACTACATAAATGAGCAGGATTATTTGATCAAACTAGGCTTTGGAGAATATAGCGACGCCATCCTTTGGCTCAAAGCCCTACTCGAAGAGTCTGTGGTAGTCATGGACTTTTCCAAGCACAAGGGTTTCGAGGAGGAGGAGTTGCTTGTCCACTTTGAAGGAGAAAAATCCGCATGA
- a CDS encoding glycosyltransferase, translating to MKLSIVIPVAPGDRSWTSLQEHLKPDASCEIILATADCAGDEDRRLYAEAQKSRWRLVSSAKGRAQQLNRGARAAIGQTLWFLHGDSKLDAESLKKVFEKTQNPLDGLYFLDLKFDRDQLWQMMVNEIGVYVRSHFLKIPFGDQGFLIDRKKFLGLGGFDESAAFGEDHLFVWKCHHQGIAVKPLGANIQTSSRKYEKQGWLKTTLNHLYLTGKQAKPELLELAKNQWKV from the coding sequence ATGAAGCTTTCGATTGTTATTCCAGTGGCCCCTGGAGATCGTAGTTGGACTTCTTTACAGGAGCATCTGAAACCGGATGCTAGTTGTGAAATCATTCTCGCGACTGCAGATTGTGCTGGAGATGAGGATCGAAGGCTCTATGCTGAGGCTCAAAAATCTAGGTGGCGTTTGGTATCCTCTGCCAAAGGCAGGGCGCAGCAGCTCAATCGAGGCGCGCGAGCTGCTATTGGCCAAACCCTTTGGTTCCTACATGGTGATTCTAAACTTGATGCGGAGTCTTTAAAGAAGGTCTTTGAGAAGACTCAGAATCCTCTTGATGGCCTCTACTTCCTAGATTTGAAGTTCGATCGTGATCAACTTTGGCAGATGATGGTCAACGAAATTGGGGTTTATGTGCGATCTCATTTTCTAAAAATCCCATTTGGCGATCAAGGTTTTTTGATCGATCGTAAGAAGTTCTTGGGGCTGGGTGGATTTGATGAATCGGCTGCCTTTGGCGAAGACCACCTCTTTGTGTGGAAGTGCCACCATCAAGGCATTGCTGTGAAACCTTTGGGTGCAAATATTCAAACCAGCTCTCGAAAATATGAAAAACAAGGCTGGCTGAAGACCACTTTGAATCACCTCTACCTTACCGGCAAGCAAGCCAAGCCAGAGCTGCTAGAACTCGCAAAGAATCAATGGAAGGTTTAG
- the acnA gene encoding aconitate hydratase AcnA, translating to MGQNMLDSFKAHKTLDVDGKSYHYFSLPDAAENGVGNIDTLPLSLKVLLENLLRHEDGSVVVAKDVKAVGEWLKTQSSTHEIAYHPARVLMQDFTGVPGVVDLAAMRQAMQDLGGDPKKINPLSPVDLVIDHSVMVDHFGSPDAFRSNVDLEFERNAERYEFLKWAQNSFDNFRVVPPGTGICHQVNLEYLAKVIWHREIDGETWAYPDTLVGTDSHTTMINGLAVLGWGVGGIEAEAAMLSQPVSMLIPEVIGCKLSGVLKEGVTATDLVLTVVERLRQKGVVGKFVEFFGNGLDTLDLANRATIANMAPEYGATCGFFPIDDEAIRYLKFTGRDDHQVNLVEAYAKAQGMWRNPAIEPVYTDVVEIELEKIEPSISGPKRPQDRIALSEADNKFRQLLNDVYSFDQAEADREAPVEGEDYTLQHGHVAIAAITSCTNTSNPSVLLGAGLLAKKAVEKGLKVKPWVKTSLAPGSQVVTDYLEKAGLQDFLDRLGFNLVGYGCTTCIGNSGGLESHVSKAVNEHDMVVCSVLSGNRNFEGRIGQDLRANYLASPPLVVAYALAGSLHVNLTSDSLGEDHNGDPVYLKDIWPSDSEIKDALEASLTPEMFKERYADVFLGPQQWQDTKAGDGFTFDWNPDSTYVRHPTFFESMEQEAAGQDDIIEARPLAILGDSVTTDHISPAGAIKKDSPAGKYLTDHDVEQKDFNSYGSRRGNHEVMMRGTFANIRIKNEMVPGVEGGYTVYIPTGEQMSIYDASMRYQAEGTPLVVVGGKEYGTGSSRDWAAKGTNLLGVRAVIVESFERIHRSNLIGMGVLPLQFTGKDTRKSLKLTGKETFDIKGVSSLKPRQKVDCKITYENGKTKSVKLLCRLDTADELSYFNNGGILHYVLRKLND from the coding sequence ATGGGACAAAATATGTTAGATAGTTTCAAAGCTCATAAGACACTCGATGTAGATGGTAAATCTTACCACTACTTCAGCCTTCCCGATGCCGCGGAGAATGGCGTGGGGAATATCGATACACTGCCGCTTTCGTTGAAAGTCTTGCTTGAAAACTTGCTTCGTCACGAGGACGGGTCAGTGGTCGTAGCAAAGGATGTGAAAGCAGTGGGGGAGTGGCTTAAGACTCAATCTTCTACCCACGAAATCGCTTATCACCCTGCCCGCGTTCTGATGCAAGACTTCACTGGAGTCCCTGGTGTGGTTGACCTGGCAGCAATGCGCCAGGCTATGCAAGACTTGGGAGGTGACCCCAAGAAGATCAACCCACTGTCACCTGTCGATCTTGTCATTGACCACTCTGTAATGGTAGATCACTTCGGAAGTCCTGATGCTTTCCGTTCCAATGTTGACCTAGAGTTCGAGCGCAACGCTGAGCGTTACGAGTTTCTCAAATGGGCACAGAACTCCTTTGACAATTTCCGTGTTGTTCCTCCAGGAACCGGAATTTGCCACCAAGTAAACCTCGAATACCTTGCCAAAGTTATCTGGCACCGTGAGATCGACGGTGAGACCTGGGCTTATCCCGATACCCTCGTTGGAACCGATAGCCACACCACCATGATCAACGGCCTCGCCGTGCTAGGATGGGGTGTCGGTGGCATCGAGGCCGAAGCTGCAATGCTCAGCCAGCCTGTATCGATGCTGATTCCTGAAGTCATCGGCTGTAAACTCAGCGGTGTTCTTAAGGAAGGCGTAACCGCGACAGACCTTGTTCTTACAGTGGTTGAGCGACTTCGACAAAAAGGTGTGGTCGGTAAGTTCGTCGAGTTCTTCGGCAACGGTCTCGACACACTCGATCTGGCCAACCGAGCAACGATAGCAAACATGGCCCCTGAATATGGTGCCACTTGTGGCTTCTTCCCCATAGATGATGAAGCTATCCGCTACCTTAAATTCACTGGTCGTGATGATCATCAAGTGAATCTTGTGGAAGCATATGCCAAAGCTCAAGGCATGTGGCGCAATCCAGCCATTGAACCTGTTTACACCGATGTTGTTGAAATTGAGCTTGAGAAAATAGAGCCAAGCATCTCTGGACCGAAACGACCTCAAGATAGGATTGCTCTCAGCGAGGCCGATAACAAGTTCCGGCAGCTCCTAAACGATGTCTATTCATTTGATCAAGCGGAAGCCGATCGTGAAGCCCCAGTTGAAGGCGAAGATTACACACTTCAGCACGGTCATGTTGCGATCGCAGCCATCACGAGCTGCACCAATACATCCAACCCATCCGTTCTTCTTGGGGCTGGCCTGCTAGCGAAGAAAGCCGTGGAAAAAGGCCTCAAGGTAAAGCCTTGGGTCAAGACCTCGTTGGCTCCCGGCTCTCAGGTAGTTACAGACTACCTAGAGAAGGCAGGCTTGCAAGACTTCTTAGATCGTCTCGGTTTCAACCTAGTCGGCTACGGTTGCACCACCTGTATCGGTAACTCTGGTGGCCTTGAGTCTCATGTTTCTAAAGCGGTGAATGAGCACGATATGGTGGTTTGTTCAGTTCTTTCTGGAAACCGTAACTTTGAGGGTCGCATTGGGCAGGACCTCCGCGCCAACTACCTTGCATCGCCGCCCCTGGTTGTAGCTTATGCTCTAGCTGGTAGCCTGCATGTGAACCTCACGTCAGACTCTCTTGGCGAGGATCACAACGGTGACCCTGTCTACCTCAAAGACATCTGGCCAAGCGATAGTGAAATTAAAGACGCTCTCGAAGCTTCGCTCACTCCAGAAATGTTCAAAGAGCGCTATGCGGACGTTTTCCTTGGCCCGCAGCAATGGCAAGACACCAAGGCTGGCGACGGCTTCACCTTCGATTGGAATCCCGATAGCACCTACGTGCGTCACCCCACGTTCTTCGAAAGCATGGAGCAGGAAGCTGCTGGGCAAGATGATATCATCGAAGCGCGACCCCTAGCGATCCTTGGTGACAGCGTCACCACCGATCATATTTCTCCTGCTGGAGCCATTAAGAAAGATAGCCCCGCTGGTAAGTACCTCACCGATCACGATGTTGAGCAAAAGGATTTCAATTCCTACGGTTCACGTCGCGGCAACCATGAAGTGATGATGCGAGGCACCTTCGCCAACATTCGTATTAAGAATGAGATGGTTCCCGGTGTGGAAGGCGGCTATACCGTGTACATCCCAACTGGTGAGCAGATGTCTATCTACGATGCGTCCATGCGCTACCAAGCAGAGGGTACGCCTCTGGTCGTCGTTGGTGGTAAAGAATATGGAACAGGATCGTCTCGTGACTGGGCTGCAAAGGGTACCAACCTTCTTGGGGTGAGAGCTGTGATTGTGGAAAGCTTCGAGCGAATCCACCGTTCAAACCTTATTGGAATGGGCGTCTTACCACTGCAATTCACAGGCAAAGATACTCGCAAAAGCCTCAAGCTGACCGGCAAAGAAACCTTCGACATCAAAGGAGTTTCAAGCCTAAAACCTAGACAAAAAGTTGATTGCAAGATCACCTATGAAAACGGCAAGACGAAGTCAGTCAAGCTTCTTTGCCGTCTCGATACTGCTGATGAGTTGAGCTACTTCAACAACGGCGGCATCCTTCATTACGTACTTCGCAAGCTTAACGACTAG
- a CDS encoding ATP-binding protein has translation MEDWKNSDARKPILIDGARQTGKTWLVEKLFAPSFRKVHSFDFRENKQLHEYFSESLEPGRVLDNLMLHVGEDFDLANDLIFFDEIGECQGAVDSLKYFADYETPLYLCASGSNIGLLQSFPVGKVKVLNIWPMSFEEFLMASGDTQALRAYREQSRLMAAHTKLWKYLLDYFYVGGMPEAVASWFGHADAGINSRVEAVSQVHSDLVQGYYRDFGKYSGHVDSMHIERVFNNVPVQLAKTLDNSVKRFVFKDVIPHKKRYLELSTPIDWLCKTKLISKSFLVDSAPRSPLKSLIKENMFKLYFFDLGILGHILEIGYQEQIAQKFIEKGFVAENFVQNELVRIFGNHTYFWSQGQSEIEFLLKVDDGSIVPVEVKSGKRTRAKSLMVYRDKYQPKKTIKLVGAAGGSSESELVWPLYYASYLDRL, from the coding sequence TTGGAGGACTGGAAGAACAGTGACGCAAGAAAGCCTATATTAATAGACGGTGCAAGGCAGACAGGAAAAACATGGCTGGTAGAGAAGCTCTTCGCCCCTAGCTTCAGAAAAGTCCACAGCTTTGATTTTCGAGAGAATAAGCAGCTTCATGAATACTTTTCAGAGTCTCTAGAGCCGGGAAGAGTTCTCGATAATCTGATGCTCCATGTTGGTGAGGACTTTGACTTGGCAAATGATCTCATTTTTTTCGACGAGATTGGCGAATGCCAAGGGGCTGTGGATTCCTTGAAATACTTTGCAGACTATGAAACGCCGCTATATCTATGTGCCAGTGGATCAAACATTGGTTTGTTGCAGTCTTTTCCAGTAGGCAAGGTCAAGGTTCTGAATATTTGGCCCATGAGCTTCGAGGAGTTCCTTATGGCTAGTGGCGATACACAAGCTCTTCGAGCATATCGTGAGCAATCACGCCTGATGGCAGCGCATACAAAGCTTTGGAAATACCTTCTTGATTACTTTTATGTTGGTGGCATGCCCGAGGCTGTAGCTAGCTGGTTTGGTCATGCTGATGCTGGAATTAACAGTCGGGTTGAAGCTGTAAGCCAAGTCCACAGTGATCTAGTGCAGGGATATTATCGAGACTTTGGTAAATACTCAGGGCACGTGGATTCGATGCATATTGAAAGGGTCTTCAATAATGTTCCTGTTCAACTGGCGAAAACCTTAGACAATTCTGTCAAAAGATTCGTGTTTAAAGATGTTATCCCCCACAAGAAGCGTTACTTGGAGCTTTCGACTCCGATCGATTGGCTTTGCAAAACTAAGCTCATCAGCAAATCTTTTCTTGTGGATTCTGCACCACGGTCGCCACTGAAGTCGTTGATTAAGGAAAATATGTTTAAGCTCTATTTTTTTGATCTCGGTATTCTGGGGCACATTCTTGAGATCGGCTATCAGGAACAGATTGCACAGAAGTTTATTGAAAAAGGATTTGTTGCGGAAAATTTTGTTCAAAACGAATTGGTCCGGATTTTTGGTAATCACACATACTTTTGGAGTCAAGGGCAATCAGAGATTGAGTTTCTGCTAAAAGTTGACGATGGCTCGATCGTTCCCGTCGAAGTAAAGAGTGGAAAAAGAACACGCGCAAAAAGTCTGATGGTTTATCGCGATAAGTACCAGCCTAAAAAGACAATTAAGCTGGTTGGTGCCGCGGGCGGTAGTTCAGAGTCAGAACTGGTGTGGCCTCTATATTATGCTAGCTATTTAGATCGCCTGTAA
- a CDS encoding RluA family pseudouridine synthase, with amino-acid sequence MPIKILHETEHWLAVDKPAEISVHNDPGKDLLSLMKQGYGYDCTAVNRLDLGTSGIVLLARSKEAAQKLGELLASREAQKYYNAICSGQPKPTGKTSADGWNIWDLSLSKKAEGRKNPRGLSRDRVPCVTHWQLVESSGKLSQLLIRLETGRKHQIRRHAALAKCPLVGDGRYGSKVQGDRLGLHSCRVLFVDPFSGEDVDVVCEAPVEFAL; translated from the coding sequence ATGCCCATCAAAATTCTTCACGAAACTGAACATTGGCTTGCTGTCGATAAACCCGCAGAGATTTCGGTGCACAACGATCCGGGGAAAGACTTGCTCAGCCTGATGAAACAGGGCTACGGCTATGATTGCACGGCTGTCAATCGCCTTGACCTGGGTACCAGCGGCATTGTGCTATTAGCTCGCAGCAAGGAAGCCGCTCAGAAGCTAGGAGAGCTCCTAGCATCAAGAGAAGCTCAAAAGTACTACAATGCCATTTGCTCAGGTCAACCAAAGCCTACTGGAAAGACCAGCGCGGATGGTTGGAACATTTGGGATCTAAGCCTCAGCAAAAAAGCTGAAGGTCGCAAAAATCCTCGCGGTTTAAGCAGGGATCGAGTGCCTTGTGTTACCCACTGGCAACTGGTGGAGTCATCTGGAAAACTGAGCCAGCTATTGATTCGCCTAGAAACCGGGCGGAAGCATCAAATTCGTCGTCATGCAGCTCTTGCTAAGTGTCCCTTAGTTGGCGATGGGCGATATGGTAGTAAAGTGCAGGGGGATCGTTTGGGTTTGCATAGTTGCCGAGTTTTGTTTGTTGATCCGTTTTCTGGTGAGGATGTTGATGTTGTTTGTGAGGCTCCTGTGGAGTTTGCATTATAG
- a CDS encoding HNH endonuclease → MYLDIPESVRKKERQKAKDLKKSRWWQNLIQDTECYYCQTPIQRAQVTMDHIVPISRGGKSTRGNLVPCCKTCNVQKRSLTAVEWTEYLNQELSGTAPSSTQSEAGTE, encoded by the coding sequence ATGTATCTGGACATCCCTGAGTCCGTTAGAAAAAAAGAACGGCAAAAAGCAAAAGATTTAAAAAAATCAAGGTGGTGGCAGAATTTAATCCAAGATACCGAGTGCTATTATTGCCAGACTCCCATCCAACGGGCACAAGTCACAATGGACCATATTGTCCCCATCAGCCGTGGCGGCAAGAGCACTCGTGGAAACTTAGTTCCATGCTGCAAAACCTGCAACGTCCAGAAACGTTCGCTAACGGCTGTAGAATGGACTGAATACCTCAACCAAGAGCTTAGCGGCACTGCTCCATCAAGTACGCAATCAGAAGCAGGAACAGAATAA
- a CDS encoding DUF2064 domain-containing protein codes for MSKHTCGAAVFVKTIGNTPLKTRLAKGVGEAHAHDFYRLSCAAVQSVLEQSPGVKGYWSVAEGEVAFEHWAGLEAMGQGQGSLGERLDYVYQALLKNHRFAALLGADAPQICPEVFANALELARGGNFVMGPAEDGGFYLLLGSKPIPSDVWTRVPYSHPDTGQLLCAELQSIADVEMLEPLADVDEQEDLARLGAELRVLQEPLPSQVRLLQWLDDLSL; via the coding sequence TTGAGTAAGCATACATGTGGTGCTGCTGTCTTTGTTAAGACGATTGGTAACACTCCTCTTAAAACTCGGCTTGCTAAAGGTGTCGGTGAAGCCCACGCCCATGACTTTTATCGGCTTAGCTGTGCTGCAGTGCAGAGTGTTTTAGAGCAAAGCCCTGGGGTGAAGGGCTATTGGTCGGTGGCCGAGGGGGAAGTAGCCTTTGAGCATTGGGCTGGATTAGAAGCTATGGGGCAAGGGCAAGGTAGTTTGGGAGAACGTCTTGACTACGTTTACCAGGCTCTGCTTAAGAACCACAGGTTTGCAGCTCTTCTAGGTGCAGACGCGCCTCAGATTTGCCCTGAAGTTTTTGCAAACGCATTGGAACTAGCCCGAGGCGGAAACTTTGTCATGGGACCAGCAGAAGATGGGGGCTTTTATCTTCTCTTGGGATCAAAACCAATACCATCGGATGTGTGGACTCGTGTCCCTTACAGCCACCCCGACACAGGGCAGCTGCTGTGTGCTGAACTTCAATCAATCGCTGATGTCGAGATGCTTGAGCCTTTGGCAGATGTGGACGAGCAGGAGGACTTAGCTCGGTTAGGGGCTGAGTTGAGGGTTTTGCAGGAACCGCTGCCCTCGCAAGTGCGACTGCTTCAATGGCTCGATGACCTTTCCCTGTAG
- a CDS encoding methyltransferase domain-containing protein → MTQSSGLNVDRAVVDRYSGAAKAQEAALCCPVEYNAEYLKVIPQEVIDRDYGCGDPSAYVKAGETVLDLGSGGGKICFIASQVVGEAGRVIGVDMNDDMLELARSTAPQVAEKIGYQNIDFKKGKIQDLKLDRGQVESYLKENPIKDGAGLAELEAFMEDQRQKNPMIKNDSIDVVVSNCVLNLVATEEKGKLFSEIFRVLKRGGRAVISDIVSDEYVPQAMQDDPTLWSGCISGAFQEAEFLKAFEAAGFYGVEILKRDEQPWQTVEGIEFRSMTVVAYKGKEGDCWDHHEALVYKGPFSSVRDDDGHEFVRGERVAVCRKTFEIFSKAPYKDYFEAIKPLNEVPASDAKPFPCTGGVLKRDPKETKGQDYKANIEASAGCC, encoded by the coding sequence ATGACACAGTCGAGTGGGCTCAATGTAGATCGAGCCGTTGTTGATCGGTACAGTGGAGCAGCGAAAGCTCAAGAGGCAGCCCTATGTTGCCCTGTAGAATATAATGCCGAATATCTAAAAGTTATCCCTCAAGAAGTGATCGACCGGGACTATGGCTGTGGTGATCCATCTGCCTACGTTAAGGCGGGCGAAACAGTTCTTGATCTGGGCAGTGGTGGGGGAAAAATTTGCTTTATTGCCTCCCAAGTTGTTGGTGAAGCTGGTCGTGTGATCGGTGTAGACATGAACGACGATATGTTAGAGCTTGCAAGGTCTACTGCACCGCAGGTAGCTGAAAAAATTGGCTATCAGAATATCGACTTTAAAAAAGGTAAGATTCAGGATCTTAAGTTAGATCGTGGTCAAGTGGAATCATACCTCAAAGAAAATCCTATTAAAGACGGTGCTGGCCTGGCTGAACTAGAAGCCTTTATGGAAGATCAGCGGCAGAAAAATCCGATGATCAAGAATGACTCTATTGATGTTGTGGTAAGCAATTGCGTTTTGAATCTGGTTGCGACCGAAGAAAAAGGTAAGCTTTTCTCAGAAATTTTTCGGGTACTCAAGCGTGGTGGGCGTGCGGTAATCAGCGATATTGTCTCTGATGAGTATGTTCCTCAGGCGATGCAGGATGATCCCACCCTTTGGAGTGGCTGTATTTCAGGGGCTTTTCAAGAAGCAGAATTTTTGAAGGCATTCGAAGCAGCTGGATTCTATGGGGTCGAAATTCTAAAGCGAGACGAGCAGCCTTGGCAAACTGTGGAAGGCATTGAGTTTCGCTCGATGACCGTCGTTGCTTATAAAGGCAAAGAAGGCGATTGCTGGGATCATCATGAGGCCTTAGTTTATAAAGGGCCGTTCAGCTCTGTCAGAGATGACGACGGTCATGAATTCGTTCGTGGTGAGCGAGTTGCTGTTTGCCGTAAGACCTTTGAAATTTTTAGTAAGGCTCCCTACAAAGACTACTTCGAGGCCATCAAGCCCTTGAACGAGGTTCCTGCTTCAGACGCGAAGCCGTTTCCTTGCACGGGAGGAGTCCTTAAACGGGACCCGAAAGAGACTAAAGGTCAAGACTATAAGGCTAATATCGAAGCCAGTGCTGGCTGTTGCTAG
- a CDS encoding ABC transporter permease subunit codes for MTIVPVISETFLRLRRDRIFLPALVVGTALLLLSGLASYWGVEEFFKILYDLGTTAFHLTGAMVAIFWGTKLISDSRQEGSLEVQLASPLGRSQWLVGKFLGLASTLILLALAFLIGWQLVYFGYGMGWMGWKSVAIFSILTLSWLTMGAVAILFSSMSSYAVALFSSVWLLICGLLAAPIMQSMSPETPEAVRKVVEVFAGIWNLHYFNLYEYGNSAEAIAWGTALARLGYGVALIGMFLSLAAFAFNRRDLVGL; via the coding sequence ATGACTATCGTTCCAGTAATCTCCGAGACTTTCTTAAGGCTTCGACGGGATCGAATTTTCTTACCCGCATTAGTTGTTGGGACCGCTTTATTGCTCCTCTCTGGGCTGGCTAGCTATTGGGGAGTGGAAGAGTTTTTTAAGATCCTCTATGACCTGGGGACCACCGCCTTTCACCTGACTGGCGCCATGGTTGCGATTTTCTGGGGAACGAAGCTTATTAGCGACTCGCGGCAAGAAGGCTCACTAGAAGTCCAGCTCGCCTCGCCATTGGGTCGAAGCCAGTGGCTGGTGGGAAAATTTTTGGGGCTCGCGTCAACCCTAATCCTATTAGCCCTGGCGTTCCTGATCGGCTGGCAGTTGGTTTACTTCGGCTATGGTATGGGTTGGATGGGCTGGAAGTCGGTTGCCATTTTCTCCATTCTCACCCTCTCTTGGCTCACCATGGGTGCTGTCGCAATCTTGTTTTCTAGCATGTCGTCCTACGCGGTGGCTTTGTTTTCATCAGTCTGGCTTTTGATCTGTGGGCTCCTAGCAGCTCCGATCATGCAGTCCATGTCTCCAGAAACTCCCGAAGCCGTTCGAAAAGTAGTCGAGGTCTTTGCCGGCATTTGGAATCTGCACTACTTCAACCTCTATGAATACGGCAATAGCGCCGAGGCTATTGCCTGGGGCACAGCCCTAGCTCGGCTGGGCTATGGAGTGGCATTGATCGGGATGTTTTTGAGTTTGGCTGCCTTTGCCTTCAACCGGCGGGATCTTGTGGGCTTGTGA
- a CDS encoding carbonic anhydrase family protein, which produces MGAFQSPIDIGRTIASPELRYLEFDYDPTGLEIMLQNQIVRAKPVDLIRVRFEEQTYFLDEIRFHTPSEHRIKGEPHDGEIQLIHRNERGEILAVSILVWEGSRLPAFDVIKAKIPRKEGSKKILVGFDIRNLLPKKRRYFRYSGSMTTPPCQEGVTWVIFQSAIQLSGHQIDQLTLAQGKNNRPPQPLGNRIPLRSR; this is translated from the coding sequence TTGGGGGCTTTTCAATCTCCGATCGACATTGGACGTACCATCGCATCTCCTGAGCTTCGCTACCTGGAATTCGACTACGATCCCACCGGGCTGGAAATCATGCTGCAAAATCAAATTGTTCGGGCCAAGCCGGTAGACTTGATCCGGGTTCGGTTTGAAGAGCAGACATATTTTTTGGATGAGATCAGATTTCATACCCCTTCGGAACATCGTATCAAGGGTGAGCCCCACGATGGTGAGATCCAGCTGATTCATCGTAATGAAAGGGGAGAGATCCTGGCTGTTAGCATCTTGGTTTGGGAAGGAAGTCGTCTACCCGCATTTGATGTTATTAAGGCGAAGATCCCGAGGAAAGAGGGAAGTAAGAAAATCCTGGTCGGCTTTGACATTCGTAATCTGTTGCCTAAGAAGCGACGTTACTTCCGCTATTCGGGTTCCATGACCACCCCTCCTTGCCAGGAAGGTGTGACTTGGGTGATATTTCAATCAGCGATTCAACTCTCGGGGCATCAGATAGACCAGCTGACCCTAGCCCAGGGCAAGAACAATCGCCCCCCTCAGCCTTTGGGGAACCGAATTCCCTTGCGAAGTCGCTAG
- a CDS encoding YggT family protein — MDIAIVNGLFAVAELLLSFVQILVLASIVVSWVGDPSNQIVQMIYSITEPIYRPIRKLTNRIPGPLDWAPFAVIILVIFLSTVLQSLKRNMLMQGGF, encoded by the coding sequence ATGGATATTGCCATCGTTAATGGACTATTTGCTGTCGCAGAGCTTCTACTTAGTTTTGTCCAGATATTAGTGCTGGCTTCAATTGTTGTGAGCTGGGTGGGAGATCCTAGCAATCAGATCGTGCAAATGATCTACAGCATTACTGAGCCTATCTATCGCCCGATTCGCAAGCTTACCAATCGGATTCCAGGGCCTTTGGATTGGGCTCCATTTGCTGTTATAATATTGGTAATATTTTTAAGTACGGTTCTGCAAAGTTTGAAGAGAAATATGTTAATGCAGGGAGGCTTTTAA